A single Natrinema pellirubrum DSM 15624 DNA region contains:
- a CDS encoding HVO_0649 family zinc finger protein codes for MSAYRSPFERLREKFDESERRCPECGYVDTEGGWRVTTSGGRVRYQFVCPTCDAVETRELRLE; via the coding sequence ATGTCAGCGTATCGATCACCGTTCGAGCGGCTCCGGGAGAAGTTCGACGAGTCCGAGCGTCGCTGTCCGGAGTGTGGCTACGTCGACACCGAGGGTGGCTGGCGCGTGACCACGTCCGGCGGCCGGGTCCGCTACCAGTTCGTCTGTCCCACCTGCGACGCCGTCGAAACCAGGGAACTCCGCCTCGAGTGA
- a CDS encoding DUF1328 family protein: MFSFTMPLQTVPLQTGGGFLYWAIVFFVLAIIAAAVGARGVAGISMEIARIFVLIFIILAVVALLL; encoded by the coding sequence ATGTTCTCGTTCACGATGCCGCTGCAGACCGTGCCGCTGCAGACGGGTGGTGGGTTCCTGTACTGGGCGATCGTCTTCTTCGTCCTCGCGATCATCGCCGCCGCCGTCGGTGCCCGCGGGGTCGCCGGCATCTCGATGGAGATCGCACGGATCTTCGTGCTGATCTTCATCATCCTCGCGGTGGTCGCGTTGTTGTTGTGA
- a CDS encoding bacterio-opsin activator domain-containing protein yields MDDVDADRRGNVGDPAAAARALEHVVDPLVAVADGTITYANEAARNAFGIGEADRDAATALPGYWDRLATAIDETTVGTVRRVDFDDDRQGARIHRGVDGATITFDRGATGADDEGALAGTRDRLVKDRALEEAPVGITISDPDMEDNPLVYVNEAYEEMTGYEYDEVVGRNCRFLQGEDSSEAAIAEMAAAVAEDYPVTVELKNYRKDGTEFWNEVTIAPVRDEDGTVTNYVGFQNDVTARKEAELALEERTEELEYILDRVEGLIQDVTAVVAGSTDRSELESEVCERIAAEDGYDGAWIGERNPATGTIDVRSSAGSGTDRQQLETGADHPAVETLETTESTVGTVEGRTCVALPLSYNGIEYGVLTVRADQDRDVDERETVILSALARSIASGVNARETSRVLATDAVVAVELELADRSFAPAALSSAADCRLEYRRSVHRTGDETASLFTVAGATGEDLTAAVADLEGVDCRVVVEHDDECLVELTGDSGLVGWLSERGARTQAIEAEDGRARVTLEIPRSANVRSIVEAIEDRYAGTDVRSFQQREREGETRQEFAARLEEALTDRQFGALQRAYLGGYFEWPRPTTGEELAQSMGVSRPTFHEHLRTAEAKLCRAFFGDA; encoded by the coding sequence ATGGACGATGTGGATGCGGACCGGCGTGGTAACGTCGGCGACCCCGCGGCCGCAGCACGTGCCCTCGAGCACGTCGTCGATCCGCTCGTAGCGGTCGCTGACGGGACGATCACGTACGCGAACGAGGCCGCGCGCAACGCCTTCGGGATCGGCGAGGCCGACCGCGACGCCGCGACCGCACTCCCGGGCTACTGGGACCGGCTCGCGACGGCGATCGACGAGACGACGGTCGGCACCGTTCGCCGGGTCGATTTCGACGACGATCGGCAGGGCGCGCGGATCCACCGCGGGGTCGACGGCGCGACGATCACGTTCGACCGCGGGGCGACCGGCGCCGACGACGAGGGGGCACTGGCCGGCACTCGGGACCGACTCGTCAAGGACCGCGCGCTCGAGGAGGCGCCGGTCGGGATCACCATTTCCGATCCCGACATGGAAGACAACCCGCTGGTGTACGTCAACGAGGCCTACGAGGAGATGACCGGCTACGAGTACGACGAGGTGGTCGGTCGGAACTGCCGGTTCCTCCAGGGCGAAGACTCCAGCGAGGCGGCCATCGCGGAGATGGCGGCGGCCGTCGCGGAGGACTACCCGGTGACCGTCGAACTCAAAAACTACCGGAAAGATGGGACCGAGTTCTGGAACGAGGTGACCATCGCGCCCGTCCGCGACGAGGACGGCACGGTGACCAACTACGTCGGCTTCCAGAACGACGTCACCGCGCGCAAGGAGGCCGAACTCGCACTCGAGGAACGGACCGAGGAACTCGAGTACATCCTCGACCGCGTCGAGGGGCTGATTCAGGACGTGACCGCGGTCGTGGCGGGCTCGACGGATCGTTCGGAACTCGAGAGCGAGGTCTGTGAGCGGATCGCCGCCGAAGACGGCTACGACGGAGCCTGGATCGGGGAACGGAACCCCGCGACCGGCACGATCGACGTTCGCTCGAGTGCGGGCAGCGGAACGGACCGCCAGCAGCTCGAGACCGGGGCGGACCACCCCGCCGTCGAGACCCTCGAGACGACCGAATCCACCGTCGGCACGGTCGAAGGCCGCACCTGTGTCGCCCTGCCGCTGTCGTACAACGGCATCGAGTACGGCGTGTTGACGGTTCGGGCCGACCAGGACCGGGACGTCGACGAGCGGGAGACGGTCATCCTCTCCGCGCTGGCTCGGTCGATCGCAAGCGGTGTCAATGCCCGCGAAACGAGCCGGGTCCTCGCGACCGACGCCGTCGTCGCCGTCGAACTCGAGTTGGCCGACCGGTCGTTCGCGCCGGCGGCTCTCTCGTCGGCGGCCGATTGCCGGCTGGAGTACCGCCGGTCGGTCCATCGCACCGGCGACGAGACGGCGTCGCTGTTTACCGTCGCCGGTGCAACCGGCGAGGACCTCACCGCGGCAGTCGCGGACCTCGAGGGGGTCGATTGCCGGGTCGTCGTCGAACACGACGACGAGTGTCTGGTCGAACTGACCGGCGACTCCGGCCTCGTCGGCTGGCTCTCGGAACGGGGCGCCCGAACGCAGGCGATCGAGGCCGAGGACGGTCGGGCCCGGGTCACCCTCGAGATCCCCCGCTCGGCGAACGTCCGATCGATCGTCGAGGCCATAGAGGACCGCTACGCCGGCACCGACGTCCGCTCGTTCCAGCAACGCGAACGCGAGGGCGAGACCCGGCAGGAGTTCGCCGCCCGGCTCGAGGAGGCGTTGACCGACCGCCAGTTCGGGGCCCTACAGCGGGCCTATCTCGGCGGCTACTTCGAGTGGCCCCGGCCGACGACCGGCGAGGAACTCGCCCAGTCGATGGGCGTTTCGCGGCCGACGTTCCACGAACACCTGCGGACGGCGGAGGCGAAGCTCTGTCGCGCGTTCTTCGGGGACGCGTAA